In Bacillota bacterium, the genomic stretch TCCGGGTGGAGGAGCGGACGGCGGTGGTCCAGGGCGTGGAGCGGCTGGAAGGGGCCGACGTGCGCGAGGTGAGCGACCTGCGCTCCTCTGCGGCGCTGGTGGTGGCCGGGTTGATCGCCCACGGGACCACCCGCATCTTCGGCCTGGAGTACCTGGACCGGGGATACGAGGCGCTGGTGGAGAAGCTGAGCGGCGTCGGCGCCTATATCGAACGGTTCGACGACGACCGGGTGCGCCTGGAGCCGGAGGACGTCCTCTCGGACTCCCTGGAGGGGCGCCAGGGCGCCTGAGGTCGCCGGCGCCGGTGAGCGGCCGGGGTGGCCGGCCGGAGCCTCCCGGCTCAGGGCAGCCGGAGGCGAGGAAGGTGGAGATGAGGCCAGGAGCCGCCGGCGGGCGGGCGCCGCGAGGCGCGGTCCCCGGCGGCCTTCTTCGCACCCGGGGTCGTGGCGGTCGCCGGGGGATTCGAGCCGGGGCGCGGCCCCTTCCCCTCGGGCGGGAGCGGGCCGCGGCCGCCGGCGCTCCCCCAGGCGGGGCTGACGGTCCGGGGGGCGGTCCCCTTGATGAACCACTCCTCGGTCACCGGCGAGGTGGGATTGGGCAGGAGGCCGTCGACGGCGGAGATGGCCAGCCGTTCCACGTCCGGCGGAGGGACGAAGTCCGAGGCCGGGTGCAGGCTGAGCGCCTTCTGCATGAAGTCGGCCCAGATGGGGCCGGCCAGGGTGGCGCCCACCCCCTGCATGGGCGTCGGCCGGTCGTAACCGACCCAGGTGACGGCGACCAGGTTGGTGGAGTAGCCGGCGAACCAGGCGTCGACGCTCCGGTCGGTGGTGCCGGTCTTGCCCGCCACGGGGAGCCCGCCCACCCAGCGCTGGAGGCTGGAGCCGGTCCCGTTCCGGATCACGTCCTCCATCGCCTGGGTCAGGAGGAAGGCGACGCCCGGCGCGACAACCGGCGTCGCCTCCGGTCGGACATCGAGGAGGGGGCGGCCGTCCGGTCCCACGATGCCGCGGATGGCGAAGGGGACCACCCGCCGGCCGCCGTTGGCCAGGGCTGCGTAGACCTGGGAGAGCTCCAGCGGGGTGAGCGCCGAGCTGCCCAGGGCGATGGTCAGGTCGTCCCCCAGCGGGCTGGTCACGCCCAGGCGGCGCGCCATCTCGCGGATCCGCGCCACGCCCTCGACGGCCGCCCAGCGGACGGCCACCACGTTGTCCGACTGGGCGATGGCCTCGCGGATGGTGAGCGGCCGGTTCTGGTAGGGCGGCTCGCCTTCGCCCGCGTAGTTCCGGGGCACATAGAGCTGGCCGGGCTCGCGCCCGGGAAAGGCGACGTAGGTCGACATCTGGCGGTCGGCCAGGGTGTAGCCCGACTCCAGCACCGCCGCGTAGAGGACGGGCTTGAACGCCGAACCGGTCTGCCGCCGGGTGAAGAGGTGGTCGAGGGCGCCGGCGGGCCCGGCGCCGCCGACCGCGGCGCGGATCGCGCCCGACGCCGGGTCGAGGGCGACCAGGGCGGCCTGGGGAGGCCCGCTGACCCCCTTGCCCACGTTCCCCGGGCGCTCCCGCTCCACCGCCTGCTCCGCGGCTTTCTGCAGGGCCG encodes the following:
- a CDS encoding transglycosylase domain-containing protein, which translates into the protein MLRRILAGLVLIVLAGLAALAAYVALVPPPPPRIVRPPLLLDAYGRVMPSPAQAPAYVPFSRIPPSLVQAVVDTEDSRFWHEFGIDPVGLARAAWTDLRAGRIVEGGSTITQQLAKNLYLTPRRTLTRKLQELVLALQLARWYPRSKILEMYLNRVYLGYGARGVGAAAQLYFGKPVWRLTPAESAMIAGLIRAPELDSPYTDRQRALSRRREVLDRMVAAGHLSRRQAEQLAAEPLRLRGLGRTEATAWFDQLVREELARRYPDLAPVVEGGGYRILTTMDPALQKAAEQAVERERPGNVGKGVSGPPQAALVALDPASGAIRAAVGGAGPAGALDHLFTRRQTGSAFKPVLYAAVLESGYTLADRQMSTYVAFPGREPGQLYVPRNYAGEGEPPYQNRPLTIREAIAQSDNVVAVRWAAVEGVARIREMARRLGVTSPLGDDLTIALGSSALTPLELSQVYAALANGGRRVVPFAIRGIVGPDGRPLLDVRPEATPVVAPGVAFLLTQAMEDVIRNGTGSSLQRWVGGLPVAGKTGTTDRSVDAWFAGYSTNLVAVTWVGYDRPTPMQGVGATLAGPIWADFMQKALSLHPASDFVPPPDVERLAISAVDGLLPNPTSPVTEEWFIKGTAPRTVSPAWGSAGGRGPLPPEGKGPRPGSNPPATATTPGAKKAAGDRASRRPPAGGSWPHLHLPRLRLP